The genomic DNA GAGACCGACCTCTTCGCCGGCCTCCGCCCCTGAGGGCGCCAGCCGTCGAGACGCCCAGATCGCCCGTTCTGGGTACTCGTGTGTGTTCTGCAGAACACACACGAGTACCCAGAAGCCAGGAGGTGCGACGAGCGCGTAGGGCGTCAGCCGGCTTGTTGGAGGGCGCGCAGCTCGCGGAAGCCGATGAGGGTGGCGCCGGCTGCGGCCACGTCGGCGGCGAGGCCGGCACGGTCGGTGAGGTAGTCGTGGTCGTCCACCCGGGCGACCCAGTCGGGGGCGATGGCCCGCAGTTCGGGGGTGTCGGCGGCGGGGTGCAGGTAGACCTCGGTGACGCCGGGGCGCAGGCCGCTCAGCACCGAGGCGATGGCGCCGCGGCTGCCGAGACCCTGGACGTACACGAAGTGGTCGGGGAACACCACGCCCTCCTCGGCGGCCAGGCGACGGAAGGGGAAGCCCACGGCCCGCTCGGTGGATCCGCCCGACAGGCGCAGGGGCAGGCCGAAGTCCACGGCCAGCTCGAGGTAGATGTCGAAGAACTCGGGGCGCAGCTGCAGCGTGCCCATGTGCGAGTCGAGGTGGGTGACGTCGAAGCCCCACAGGATGGCCCGCTCGACCTGGGCGCGGCACTCGCGGCGGGCCTCGTCGAGGTCGGCGTGGTCCCACGTGTCGGTGACGGTGCGCGGGAAGCCACCGTCGCCGTCGAGCAGGGACGGGGCCTGGGTGATGGGGCCCCACCGGTAGACGTCGTACTCGGCGTTGAGGGTGAGGTGGACCCCGACGTCCTCGCCCCGGTAGCGGGCGGCGGCCTCGCGGGCCCACGGCGCCGGCACCATCAGCGAGGCACTGGTGGCGGCGCCGTCGCGGAGAGCCTCGTACACGCCGACGTTGGCCGCGTGGCTGGCGCCGAGGTCGTCGCAGTTGACGATGAGCAGCCGGTCGTCGGGGCCGTGCCCCAGCCGTTCGACGAGCGGGCGGTCGGCGAGCGGGTTGTCGACGGGGCTCGTCACGGCCCCAACGCTAACGAACGGGGACGTCGGGACCTCCGCATGCGCCCCACAACCCGCGACCCTCGACCCGGGCCGTGCTGACCGCCTGGGCCAGCTCGGCGGCATGGGCCCCGTTGGGAGCGATGTCGAGGACGTCGGCGTACCCGTCCTCGGCCAGCGACCGGTTCACGAAGAGGTCGTCCTCGGCCCGGTAGACGTAGGCCAGCAGTCGCCCGTAGCGGTCTCGGGCCTCGACGTCGCGCACCAGGTGCACCTCGGTGCCCTCGGGCAGCAGCTCGGCGGTGCGGGCCGACGCCTCCGCGCCGAAGCACTCGACCGGCTTGGTGGGGTGGTGGGTCTCCGGCGTGTCGATGCCGAGCATTCTCACGGGCTCGACGGCGCCGCCGAAGTCGACGTCGATGGTGTCACCATCGGTCACCGAGACGACGGTGGCGGCGCCGTCGACCGGCGCCGCCCGCGACGGCGCGCAGGCGGCGAGTAAGAGCAGAGCGGCGACGAGGATGCGGCGCACGAGAGCCTCCAGTGGTCACAGGAGTGGAGGTGGTGCGCCCACCACGAGGCCTTCGGCGTCCCGCCAGTGTGCCCGAGGGTTGTGACAGTGAGCTGTCAGCCGGCGATCCGGCTGAAGAAGGGCGCGGTGGGTGGAAGATCAGCGCCAGCGGGCCATCCGGTGATGGCGTCGCCGGCCAGGACGCCGGCCATCGTCGGCACGAAGATCGGCTCGATCTCACGCCACTGGTTCGTGACGTACTCGTAGACCACCGCTCGCTCCGGCAGCGTGCCGCTGGTGGACTCCGCGAAGACGATCTCGTCGCCGCGGCCGAGGTCGAGCGAGAAGGCACCGTCGAACGGTTGGGGCGGCGCCTCGATCCACTCGTCAGAGGCGCCGGCAGCGGTGGTCGAGTGGGCGTGGGCGTCCTGGGCCGTGCCGTTGTGCACCAGCGCGAAGTCGTCGCCGCATGCAATCGCTGGATACAGCCGGCCCTCGTGGTCGACGGGGTCGAAGGCTGGCGTGGAGGTCCACGCCGCCTCGTCGGCGGCCAAGTCGTACAGGCGCAAGGACAATCCACCGGGCCCGTCGGCCGACCCGTCGCCCTCGCCTTCCTCCAGCGGTGGTGGGGAGGGCCCGTCGACCTGCGTCAGCTCGCCGTCCACGACAACCACGGTGTCGCCCGCCAGGCAGGTCGTGCGCACTCGCATCCCGGGTGACGGCAGCTGTGCCCAGGTGCGGGTGGCCACGTCGAACGTCCAGATCTCCCTGTTGTCGGACGGACCGAGCAAACCGACCACCCGTCCATCCGACGTCGTCCCCACCGGCTCGGCGTACCCGTTCACGAGGTTCGCCAGCTGTTCCGGGACGTCGATCGTGTCCCACTCGTCGGAGCCGAGGTCATAGGTGGCCGCGGCGTAGGTACCAGGCTCGCAGTAGTTCGACGAGTCCTCGGGGTCACGGAGACTATCGGGCGAACACGACGTGCCCACCACCACGACTTGGCCCCCGGACGCAATGGCCCAGGTGTACGAGCTGTTGAGCGGGAGGTCGAACGGGGGGTCGGCGGCAGGGAGGAACCGACGGGTGGTCGGATCCCACACGGCAGCATCGGTGCGTTCGCCGGGCAGGTGCGTCTCGTCGATGGGTGCGGTGGGATAGGGCGATCCGCCGTAGACGAACAGCCGATCGCCGGTCCATGCGAGAGCAGGCGACTGGCGGGCTGAGATCGTCGCGGTGGCCACCCGCGGTTCATTGGCGGACCCGCAGGCCGCAACGAGTGTCGCGATGGCGACCGCCACTGCGATGAGGGTTCCCCAGTGCGCGTGGAGGCTCCCTATGGTCGATCGAGATCTGATGGGTGTAGTTTGGCCGGGTTCGACGTGTCGATGCCGAGCAGGCGGACGGCCTCGACGTCGCCGCCGAAGTCCACGTCGATGGTGTCGCCGTCGCTGACGGCGGCGACCGTGGCGGTGCCGCTCGTCGGTGCGGCTCGGGTCGGTGTGCAGGCCGCGGTGGCGGCGAACAGCAGGGCGAAGGCGAACAGGGCGAGCAGGCGGGACATGGCGACCTCCGAAGAGTGAGACGTTGGAGGCGGTGCCGCCCACCGCGCGCCTGGCGACGTCACATCAGTCTGCCGTCGACCTCTGACAGCACGGCGCTCGTCGGTGTACAGACGCGTCTACCGACTGCTGGCGTAGGTTGCGCCGATGGCGGCGATCGTGACCGACAGGCGGGGGTGGGTGCGGGCACTCGGGCTGGTGGCGGCAGTCGGGTCGGCCGTGGCGGCGTGCGGGTCGGGCGTGGTGGTCGACGAGGGAGCGGCCTCCGAAGCGACGAGCACGACGGTCGCCGCGGAGGAGATCGAGATCCCGGTCGAGCCGCCGCCCGAGGTGGTGGTCACCCGTCGGGTGATCGGCGATACGCGCGAGCTGCGGTTGCACCCGGCCATCGGCGACGTCCAGTCCGTCGTGCTCGAGCAGACGACGCGCCAGACGGTGACCGAGGGCCTCCACCGGTTCGAGACCAGGACGGTCGTCCGGGCCGAGCAGACCTTCGTCGTCGGTCGGGTCCTCGGTGACCAGGTCGAGTACACGTCGACGTTCGACACGTACGAGGTCGTCCGTGCCGAGGGCCTGCCTCCGGCGGCGATCGACGACCTCGATGAGGTCGCGGAGGGGTTCGTCGGCGCGCAGATGAACGGCCGGATGGACAGCCGAGGTCGGGTCGTCGATCTGAAGATGACAGCACCTGTCGGTCTGCCCGACGAGATCCGGCCGATGTTCGTGCAGATGGTCGAGAGCCTCCGCAACGCGAGCGCGCTCTTCCCCGACGAGGCCGTCGGTGTCGGGGCCACCTGGGTGGTCGAGACCCCCCTCGAGATGAACGGGCTCGACCTGGGCCAGCGGACCACCTACGAGCTCGTCGAGCTGGGGGAGGACGACTACGTGCTCGAGGGCACGATCGAGCAGACCACCGACCGCCCCGGCTCGGTCGAGATGCCCGGGGTGCCTGCCGGGGCGGTGTCCATCGCCGAGTACTCGGTCGGCGGCACCGTCACCATCCGGGGCTCGTTCTCCCACATCCAACCCGGCACGAACACCGGGACGGCGACGGCGTCGGCCGACTTCGAGGTCGAGGCGCGTGACGGGTCCGAGGAGCGCTTCCGCCAGGACGTGACGGTGCGATCGGAGCACCGGGCCGACTGACGCGGCGCGCCTGCCGGCTGCGGCCCGCCGCGTGGCGCATCGCTGAAGGTCGCCTTGGGTAGGGCCGATAGGGACTCCTGGGGGTGACGACATGGACACGTGGGGTGATGTGACCGGGGTGATCGTGGTGGCCACGATGATCCGCGTCGGTTGGGCGCTGGCTCGGGCGGCGTGGAGCGAAGCGCCCGGTGTCCACCGCGACGTGGTGGTCGACCTGCGGGCCGAGGGCGCGCCCCGGCGCTGAGGCGGAGTGGGGCTGCTCAGCGCAGCCGTCCGCCACACCCGATTCTGGCGATCTCGGTCGCGTTCCCGTCGGGGCCGCGGTCAATCGGACCCGGCGCCGCCGGTGGCCCCGTCGGTGCGGGGCCGGCGGTGGTGGGCGGCGGCCTCGTCGGCGTCGTCGACGGGCGGGGCCACCTGGGGCTCGTTCATGGCCGCGGCGAAGCCGCGGAGGGCGGCGTTGAGGGTGGGGTAGAAGTGCTCGGGGTCGATGGTGCGGGTGAGCTCGTAGCGGTGGATCTTCTCCTGCACGACCTCCGACATCTCGGCGAAGGCGAGGGAGATTCCCCGTTCGTTGAGGGCCACGTCGAGGTCCTCGAGCATGTCGGCGGCGGTGGTGTCGACGTCGGAGATGGGCTCGGCGGCGATGACGATCCACTTCGGTGCGGGCTCGGCCTGCGCCAGCTTCAGCACCTGGTCACGGAAGGTGCGGGCGTTGGCGAAGAAGAGGGGCCCGCCGAACCGGTAGACCACGACGCCGTCGGGCGTGGTCGCGTCGGGGTGCGAGCGCTTGTCGTAGTAGCCGTGGAGGCCGTCGATGCGGCCGAGCTCGGTGTCGTCGGGCCACCAGGCCCGCCGGAAGACGTTGAGGATGGACAGGATGACGGCGATGCCGATGCCGGGGAGCACGCCGAAGAAGGCGACGCCGAGGAAGGCGGCCATGGACAGGTAGAACTCGGTGTGGCGCTGCTGGTACAGGCGCCTGGTGGCGGGGATGTCGGCCAACGACAGCGAGGCAGCGATCACCACGGCGGCGAGGGTCGGGTTGGGGAGGTTCTTCAGCAGGCCCGGAGCGAACACCAACAGCAAGGTGATGGCGCCGGCGCCCACGAGGCCGGTCACCTGGCTCTTCGAGCCGGTCTGCTCGGCCACCGCGGTGCGCGACCCGCTCGTGCTGACCGGGAAGCCCTGGAAGAGGCCCGCGGCGACGTTGGCGGCGCCGATGCCCACCATCTCCTGGTTGGCGTCGATGGTGTCGCCGCTGCGGGCGGCGAAGGCGGATGCGGTCGAGATGGTGTCGGTGAGCGACACGAGGGTGATGCCGAGGGCGCCGGCCACGAGCAGGGTCATGTCCGAGAGCGCGACGCCCGGCCACGTGAGCGGCGGGAACCCCTCGGGCAGCACGCCGACCAGCGACACGTCGCGTGCGGCGGCGTCGAAGACCGTGGCGACCACGATCGCCGCCACCACGGCGACGAGCACCCCGGGCACCTTGGGGAGGAACCTGGTGCACACGAAGATCAGGGCCAGCGAGAACAGGCCGATGGCCAGCGCCGCCGTCACGGTCTCCCCGTCGGCCACTCCCTGCACGAAGCCGGTGACGTCGCCGATGAAGTCGTCGCTGTCCACGCTGAAGCCGAAGAGCTTGGGGAGCTGGCCGACCAGGATGGTCAGGGCCAGGCCGTTCATGTACCCGATCTGGGTGGGCTTCGAGAGCAGGTCGGCGATGAAGCCGAGCTTGGCCAGGCCCAGGATGATGGCGAAGGCGCCCACCAGCAGGGCCAGCATCGAGGCCAGCGCGATGGCCTTGGCCGGGTCACCGTCCGCGCCCACCAGGGGCAGGATGGTCGCCGCGATCATGGGGCCGAGCGACGAGTCGGGCCCGAGCACCAGGATGCGCGAAGGGCCGAACGCGGCGTAGCCGAGCAGGCACAGGATCGTGGTGTAGAGGCCGGTGATGGCAGGGAGCCCCGCCAGCTCCGCGTAGGCCATCCCCTGAGGGACGAGCAAGGCGGTGAGGATGAGGCCGGCCACCACGTCCTTGGGCAGCCAGGCGCGCTCGTAGGTCGTGAGGAGGAGGAGGCCGGGGACGCGCTGGCGCACGACCGCCAGTATGGACGACCGGT from Acidimicrobiales bacterium includes the following:
- a CDS encoding polysaccharide deacetylase family protein, which codes for MTSPVDNPLADRPLVERLGHGPDDRLLIVNCDDLGASHAANVGVYEALRDGAATSASLMVPAPWAREAAARYRGEDVGVHLTLNAEYDVYRWGPITQAPSLLDGDGGFPRTVTDTWDHADLDEARRECRAQVERAILWGFDVTHLDSHMGTLQLRPEFFDIYLELAVDFGLPLRLSGGSTERAVGFPFRRLAAEEGVVFPDHFVYVQGLGSRGAIASVLSGLRPGVTEVYLHPAADTPELRAIAPDWVARVDDHDYLTDRAGLAADVAAAGATLIGFRELRALQQAG
- the sulP gene encoding sulfate permease; this translates as MAVVRQRVPGLLLLTTYERAWLPKDVVAGLILTALLVPQGMAYAELAGLPAITGLYTTILCLLGYAAFGPSRILVLGPDSSLGPMIAATILPLVGADGDPAKAIALASMLALLVGAFAIILGLAKLGFIADLLSKPTQIGYMNGLALTILVGQLPKLFGFSVDSDDFIGDVTGFVQGVADGETVTAALAIGLFSLALIFVCTRFLPKVPGVLVAVVAAIVVATVFDAAARDVSLVGVLPEGFPPLTWPGVALSDMTLLVAGALGITLVSLTDTISTASAFAARSGDTIDANQEMVGIGAANVAAGLFQGFPVSTSGSRTAVAEQTGSKSQVTGLVGAGAITLLLVFAPGLLKNLPNPTLAAVVIAASLSLADIPATRRLYQQRHTEFYLSMAAFLGVAFFGVLPGIGIAVILSILNVFRRAWWPDDTELGRIDGLHGYYDKRSHPDATTPDGVVVYRFGGPLFFANARTFRDQVLKLAQAEPAPKWIVIAAEPISDVDTTAADMLEDLDVALNERGISLAFAEMSEVVQEKIHRYELTRTIDPEHFYPTLNAALRGFAAAMNEPQVAPPVDDADEAAAHHRRPRTDGATGGAGSD
- a CDS encoding thermonuclease family protein, whose translation is MRRILVAALLLLAACAPSRAAPVDGAATVVSVTDGDTIDVDFGGAVEPVRMLGIDTPETHHPTKPVECFGAEASARTAELLPEGTEVHLVRDVEARDRYGRLLAYVYRAEDDLFVNRSLAEDGYADVLDIAPNGAHAAELAQAVSTARVEGRGLWGACGGPDVPVR